The proteins below come from a single Deltaproteobacteria bacterium genomic window:
- a CDS encoding dynamin family protein, with protein sequence MLEAYRQRQEQIGATLRQLAEAAAELGMRSLELELVGVRIPKLAEGRFNLVVLGEFNHGKSTFVNALLGEGILPVGITPTTATINHIVWAEAPRVRAVLRDGTAKEIPLAELADYVTLEGEHAAEIRYVELGFPADLLRDKITLVDTPGVNDINEARAEITYSYIPRADAVIFLLDGTQVLKQSERAFIQQRLLRRTRDKLLFVIGKVDLLSPEEAEETLNFARQHLAALVEDPVIFTASARRYLQGEREASGMEPLLAFLQRHLHEERGKILLDNALADAERTLAYLRSSVGLKRGTLELSVEELTERVSQVRRQLEGSRQTLSEALERIGHETEAVKATIRHDLRLFAEAFSEALPAAIDAVEATDVKRYLQFFLQDKFKEWAEQEGDKAAELLEKLAEEIIQVTNENVHAVLEAVAGRFGPGEVRVELEVDTLKYDAGVFALGALGTTIFLFMNTFVGGLLTIAAPILAVVLREKVGAQIKAQAKQHGPEVIRRGAETIRPRFEEIVDQFAERLTAFVENAGDALYKNISEVLDQALAERRVREASAEEAQGALAAQDARLVVIGAELERLRGSVWSDEGGGA encoded by the coding sequence ATGCTAGAGGCCTATCGGCAGCGGCAGGAGCAGATCGGCGCGACCCTCAGGCAGCTCGCCGAGGCGGCGGCCGAGCTCGGCATGCGCTCGCTCGAGCTCGAGCTCGTGGGGGTCCGCATCCCGAAGCTCGCCGAGGGGCGCTTCAACCTGGTCGTGCTCGGGGAGTTCAACCACGGCAAGAGCACCTTCGTGAACGCCCTCCTCGGCGAGGGCATCCTGCCGGTCGGGATCACCCCCACCACGGCCACGATCAATCACATCGTCTGGGCCGAGGCGCCGCGCGTGCGCGCCGTGCTGCGGGACGGGACGGCCAAGGAGATCCCCCTCGCGGAGCTCGCCGACTACGTCACGCTCGAAGGGGAGCACGCCGCCGAGATTCGCTACGTGGAGCTCGGCTTTCCGGCGGACCTCCTGCGCGACAAGATCACGCTCGTCGACACGCCGGGGGTCAACGACATCAACGAGGCGCGGGCCGAGATCACCTACAGCTATATCCCGCGCGCCGACGCCGTGATCTTCCTCCTCGACGGTACGCAGGTGCTCAAGCAGAGCGAGAGGGCCTTCATCCAGCAGAGGCTCCTCCGCCGCACGCGCGACAAGCTGCTCTTCGTGATCGGCAAGGTGGACCTGCTCTCGCCCGAGGAGGCCGAGGAGACGCTCAACTTCGCGCGGCAGCACCTGGCCGCGCTCGTCGAGGACCCGGTGATCTTCACGGCCAGCGCGCGCCGCTACCTGCAAGGGGAGCGCGAGGCGAGCGGGATGGAGCCGCTCCTCGCCTTCCTCCAGCGCCACCTGCACGAGGAGCGGGGCAAGATCCTCCTCGACAACGCGCTCGCCGACGCGGAGCGCACGCTCGCCTACCTGCGCTCGAGCGTGGGGCTCAAGCGCGGCACGCTCGAGCTCTCCGTCGAGGAGCTCACCGAGCGCGTGTCGCAGGTGCGGCGTCAGCTCGAGGGCTCGCGCCAGACGCTCTCCGAGGCGCTCGAGCGGATCGGGCACGAGACCGAGGCGGTGAAGGCCACGATCCGTCACGACCTGCGCCTCTTCGCCGAGGCCTTCTCCGAGGCGCTGCCCGCGGCGATCGACGCCGTCGAGGCCACCGACGTGAAGCGCTACCTCCAGTTCTTCCTGCAGGACAAGTTCAAGGAGTGGGCCGAGCAGGAGGGGGACAAGGCGGCCGAGCTGCTCGAGAAGCTGGCCGAGGAGATCATCCAGGTCACGAACGAGAACGTGCACGCCGTGCTCGAGGCGGTGGCGGGGCGCTTCGGTCCGGGTGAGGTGCGCGTGGAGCTGGAGGTGGACACGCTCAAGTACGACGCGGGGGTCTTCGCCCTCGGGGCGCTGGGCACCACGATCTTTCTCTTCATGAACACCTTCGTCGGCGGGCTTTTGACCATCGCCGCACCGATCCTGGCCGTGGTGCTGCGCGAGAAGGTGGGGGCGCAGATCAAGGCCCAGGCGAAGCAGCACGGGCCCGAGGTGATTCGCCGCGGCGCCGAGACGATCCGGCCCCGCTTCGAGGAGATCGTGGACCAGTTCGCCGAGCGCCTCACCGCCTTCGTCGAGAACGCGGGGGACGCGCTCTACAAGAACATCTCGGAGGTGCTGGACCAGGCGCTGGCCGAGCGGCGCGTGCGCGAGGCCTCCGCCGAGGAGGCGCAGGGGGCGCTCGCGGCGCAGGATGCACGCCTCGTGGTGATTGGGGCGGAGCTCGAGCGGCTACGTGGCAGTGTGTGGAGCGACGAGGGCGGGGGCGCGTAG
- a CDS encoding MBL fold metallo-hydrolase encodes MSRHTTRAGLLRLLLLPLLLSSAAVSARQPVRGTPVERDIARLTSYGGAAYEVRGALTGQVTGSQHILQLRDKRVMVDCGMFQGKGAAEKNGILRPDAHTVDAVVLTHAHIDHCGMLPLLVKNGYRGQIHMTPATAELAKAILLDSAKIQEMNADRAKKTNVKYSLREGQRGWRPEVPMYTTADVESTVGRFVTHPYGQTFSPVEGISTHLVDAGHLLGSASAIMDMSINGRARRMVFGGDLGRRNSGILNDPTVPARADYVVMEATYGGRVHAAPENVKTQLLAEIQATFARGGNLVIPAFAQGRTQELLYALKQLSAEGRLTHNGQPVKVFVDSPLAISVTEAFRRNIGICNANVRSFAERNGNPFEFNGLTFSRTADDSKAIANVQGPKIIIAASGMCDNGRIVHHLKNNLGNPNNTILLAGYQSPWSLGGQLTAEQRPRSIKIFGQQVPVQAKIERIGGISAHADQRDLLWWSGSLGEQVSRFFLVHGDTDQLQALKGALTGQQGRRNVTINTEGATYDLD; translated from the coding sequence ATGAGCCGTCACACCACGCGAGCAGGTCTTCTTCGGCTGCTCCTTCTGCCGCTCCTCCTGTCGAGCGCGGCGGTCTCCGCGCGTCAGCCCGTGCGGGGCACCCCCGTCGAGCGGGACATCGCCCGGCTCACCTCGTACGGCGGCGCCGCGTACGAAGTTCGAGGCGCGCTCACCGGTCAGGTCACGGGCTCCCAGCACATCCTGCAGCTCCGCGACAAGCGCGTGATGGTGGACTGCGGCATGTTCCAGGGCAAAGGCGCCGCCGAGAAGAACGGCATCCTACGCCCCGACGCCCACACGGTTGACGCCGTGGTGCTCACGCACGCCCACATCGATCACTGTGGAATGCTCCCCCTGCTGGTGAAGAACGGCTATCGCGGGCAGATTCACATGACGCCCGCCACGGCGGAGCTGGCGAAGGCCATCCTGCTCGACTCGGCGAAGATTCAGGAGATGAACGCCGATCGCGCCAAGAAGACCAACGTCAAGTACAGCCTGCGCGAGGGCCAGCGCGGTTGGCGCCCCGAGGTCCCGATGTACACGACGGCCGACGTCGAGTCGACGGTTGGACGCTTCGTGACCCATCCCTACGGGCAGACCTTCAGCCCGGTCGAGGGGATCTCGACGCACCTTGTGGACGCAGGGCATCTCCTCGGCTCGGCCTCGGCCATCATGGACATGTCGATCAACGGTCGGGCGCGCCGCATGGTCTTCGGGGGCGACCTGGGTCGCCGCAACTCGGGCATCCTGAACGACCCGACGGTCCCGGCCCGCGCCGACTACGTCGTGATGGAGGCCACCTACGGCGGTCGCGTGCACGCCGCCCCGGAGAACGTGAAGACCCAGCTGCTGGCCGAGATCCAGGCGACCTTCGCCCGCGGCGGCAACCTGGTCATTCCGGCCTTCGCGCAGGGGCGCACGCAGGAGCTCCTCTACGCGCTCAAGCAGCTCTCCGCTGAAGGACGGCTGACCCACAACGGCCAGCCGGTCAAGGTCTTCGTGGACTCGCCGCTCGCCATCTCGGTCACCGAGGCCTTCCGCCGCAACATCGGCATCTGCAACGCCAACGTGCGGTCCTTCGCCGAGCGCAACGGCAACCCCTTCGAGTTCAACGGGCTGACCTTCTCGCGCACGGCCGACGACAGCAAGGCCATCGCCAACGTCCAGGGGCCGAAGATCATCATCGCCGCCTCCGGCATGTGCGACAACGGCCGCATCGTGCACCACCTCAAGAACAACCTCGGCAACCCGAACAACACGATCCTGCTCGCCGGCTACCAGAGCCCCTGGAGCCTGGGCGGCCAGCTCACGGCCGAGCAGCGCCCCCGCTCGATCAAGATCTTCGGTCAGCAGGTCCCCGTGCAGGCCAAGATCGAGCGCATCGGCGGCATCTCGGCCCACGCCGACCAGCGCGACCTGCTCTGGTGGAGCGGCTCGCTCGGCGAGCAGGTCAGCCGCTTCTTCCTCGTGCACGGCGACACCGATCAGCTCCAGGCGCTGAAGGGCGCGCTCACCGGCCAGCAGGGTCGTCGTAACGTGACGATCAACACCGAGGGCGCGACGTACGACCTGGACTAG
- a CDS encoding dynamin family protein: MGFWDRVGQRLEGWVEELAAPDAVKDALEAGQAALGAGELARAEELLRQVVAQAPEHPRGAFLLGLALLRQGRFAEARVALEAARALRPDEGEVLAALALAQRGLGEDEAALKTARQALSGRLEEGLLADLYALRGEVFLARGELDRAVRELRKAVAASDGKDARLLGLLGRALQRDGDLSLARHCLERAALAPVPDPPSLLALVEVLLALGRPDEARLAALRLTEAAPRLGEGRLALARCLLASGRGGEARDAVLALLAESPRLPAAHLVLAEVHLAVDDAAQALAHLRIARDQGEASPSLLARILALAVEEARSSLLAAEAEAHLRAEPNEALALAAAAWGASDPARAFELVARSLAAGETFAGRLVLGRLELEAGRPEAAIVALRSALRLRPASRVARRCFEEACRALVGGEVAAAEESLHPVLRRVERLLAARPALSALAAQTARLSQEVDLPLLLAVMGEFNSGKSTFVNALIGREVAPMGVTPTTATINVLKYGREPGARVVWRDDREELLSFEELGPFLRQLEPARARGVRVVEILVPAEELQRVNVVDTPGLNSLLEEHEQTAREYLAQADAVVWLFSAGQAGKQTEEEALALIGRQRLKTVGVLNKVDRLTVEEREAVLAHLRQGFGELVDDVLPVSARQALGALAHGAGEPALEESGFPALRAHLETRIFARSRALKRAVVARRLGETLGQALEQLEGERVAVAAGRELAAELDERCRTERPAARLDAELARLRVELGELHRRNAGEVVDFVRPRRSRFGEHAVSRADRDFLLELWSHGLAQLGQRSQARVAAEVESLAETLHAALRREASPAASTVLARTAELVLARAAERRALLEQQVYARFAAYARGYLAGGRVERFFAVELPELELETARVAAVLAERPLDLEGELFAPLREWDAATTQVLREVVRDAGRELSLLEQELELRLLGPLSALRAALPREAPA, translated from the coding sequence ATGGGATTCTGGGACCGGGTGGGCCAGCGCCTCGAAGGGTGGGTGGAGGAGCTGGCGGCCCCGGACGCGGTCAAGGACGCGCTCGAGGCGGGGCAGGCGGCGCTCGGGGCGGGGGAACTCGCGCGCGCCGAGGAGCTCCTGCGGCAGGTGGTGGCGCAGGCCCCCGAGCACCCGCGGGGGGCGTTCCTGCTCGGGCTGGCGCTGCTCCGGCAGGGGCGCTTCGCCGAGGCGCGGGTGGCGCTGGAGGCGGCCCGGGCGCTCCGCCCCGACGAGGGGGAGGTGCTCGCGGCCCTCGCGCTGGCGCAGCGCGGCCTCGGAGAGGACGAGGCGGCCCTGAAGACGGCGCGGCAGGCGCTGTCGGGGCGTCTCGAGGAGGGGCTGCTCGCCGACCTCTACGCGCTCCGGGGCGAGGTGTTTCTCGCGCGCGGCGAGCTCGACCGCGCGGTGCGCGAGCTGCGCAAGGCCGTGGCGGCGAGCGACGGCAAGGACGCGCGGCTCCTCGGGCTGCTCGGGCGCGCGCTCCAGCGGGACGGGGACCTCTCGCTCGCGCGGCACTGCCTCGAGCGCGCGGCGCTGGCGCCCGTCCCCGACCCCCCGTCGCTGCTCGCGCTGGTGGAGGTTCTCCTCGCGCTCGGCCGTCCCGACGAGGCGCGGCTCGCGGCGCTGCGGCTGACCGAGGCGGCGCCCCGACTCGGTGAGGGGCGGCTGGCCCTCGCGCGGTGTCTGCTCGCGAGCGGTCGCGGCGGCGAGGCGCGAGACGCGGTGCTGGCCCTTCTCGCCGAGTCGCCCCGGCTGCCGGCCGCGCACCTCGTGCTGGCCGAGGTCCACCTCGCGGTGGACGACGCGGCGCAGGCCCTCGCCCACCTCCGGATCGCGCGCGACCAGGGCGAGGCCTCCCCATCGCTTCTCGCACGCATCCTCGCGCTGGCAGTGGAGGAAGCGCGTAGCTCTCTCCTCGCCGCCGAGGCGGAAGCGCACCTGCGCGCGGAACCGAACGAAGCCCTGGCGCTCGCTGCCGCCGCGTGGGGCGCGAGCGACCCCGCGCGCGCCTTCGAGCTCGTCGCCCGGTCGCTGGCCGCGGGGGAGACCTTCGCGGGGCGACTGGTCCTCGGTCGCCTGGAGCTCGAGGCCGGCAGGCCCGAGGCGGCGATCGTCGCGCTTCGTTCGGCGCTGCGGCTGCGTCCCGCGAGTCGCGTGGCGCGGCGCTGCTTCGAAGAGGCCTGCCGCGCGCTCGTCGGAGGCGAGGTCGCGGCGGCGGAGGAGAGCCTGCATCCGGTCCTGCGGCGAGTCGAGCGGCTGCTCGCGGCCCGGCCCGCACTGAGCGCGCTCGCCGCGCAGACGGCGCGTCTCTCGCAGGAAGTGGACCTGCCGCTCCTCCTCGCGGTGATGGGAGAGTTCAACAGCGGCAAGTCCACCTTCGTGAACGCGCTCATCGGGCGCGAGGTGGCGCCGATGGGGGTCACGCCGACGACGGCCACGATCAACGTGCTCAAGTACGGTCGCGAGCCGGGGGCGCGCGTGGTGTGGCGCGACGACCGCGAGGAGCTGCTCTCGTTCGAGGAGCTGGGCCCGTTTCTGCGCCAGCTCGAGCCGGCCCGCGCGCGCGGGGTGCGCGTGGTGGAGATCCTCGTGCCGGCCGAGGAGCTGCAGCGCGTGAACGTGGTCGACACGCCGGGGCTCAACTCGCTTCTCGAGGAGCACGAACAGACGGCGCGGGAGTACCTCGCGCAGGCCGACGCCGTGGTCTGGCTCTTCTCGGCCGGCCAGGCGGGGAAGCAGACCGAGGAGGAGGCGCTCGCGCTCATCGGGCGGCAGCGCCTCAAGACCGTCGGCGTGCTGAACAAGGTGGACCGCCTCACCGTCGAGGAGCGCGAGGCGGTGCTGGCCCACCTGCGGCAGGGCTTCGGGGAGCTCGTCGACGACGTCCTGCCCGTCTCGGCGCGGCAGGCGCTCGGTGCGCTCGCGCACGGGGCGGGGGAGCCGGCTCTCGAGGAGAGCGGCTTTCCCGCGCTGCGCGCGCACCTCGAGACGCGGATCTTCGCCCGGAGCCGCGCGCTCAAGCGGGCGGTGGTGGCGCGCCGCCTGGGCGAGACGCTCGGGCAGGCGCTCGAGCAGCTCGAGGGCGAGCGGGTCGCGGTCGCCGCGGGGCGCGAGCTCGCCGCGGAGCTGGACGAACGCTGCCGTACGGAGCGGCCGGCCGCGCGCCTCGACGCGGAGCTGGCCCGGTTGCGGGTGGAGCTCGGCGAGCTGCATCGCCGCAACGCGGGCGAGGTGGTGGACTTCGTACGGCCCCGCAGGTCGCGCTTCGGCGAGCACGCGGTGAGTCGCGCCGACCGGGACTTTCTCCTCGAGCTCTGGAGCCACGGCCTCGCGCAGCTCGGTCAGAGGTCCCAGGCGCGCGTGGCGGCGGAGGTCGAGAGCCTGGCCGAGACGCTCCACGCGGCGCTGCGGCGGGAGGCCTCCCCGGCCGCGTCGACGGTGCTGGCGCGCACCGCCGAGCTCGTGCTCGCCCGGGCCGCCGAGCGACGCGCGCTCCTCGAGCAGCAGGTCTACGCGCGCTTCGCCGCCTACGCGCGCGGCTACCTCGCCGGCGGGCGGGTGGAGCGCTTCTTCGCCGTGGAGCTGCCCGAGCTCGAGCTCGAGACGGCGCGCGTCGCGGCCGTCCTGGCCGAGAGGCCCCTCGACCTGGAGGGGGAGCTCTTCGCGCCGCTGCGAGAATGGGACGCCGCGACCACCCAGGTCCTGCGCGAGGTGGTGCGCGACGCGGGACGGGAGCTCTCCCTCCTCGAACAGGAGCTCGAGCTGCGGCTCCTCGGGCCCCTCTCCGCGCTGCGGGCGGCCTTGCCCCGGGAGGCGCCGGCCTGA
- a CDS encoding serine/threonine protein kinase yields MLRPSDRKPKGPPSGALRGAGGGGAPFEPVTFGRYRLVERIALGGMAEIFKAKVFGAHGFERTLVVKRILPQLAQDAEFVRMFIDEAKVMGQLNHPKIVQVLDFGEVNGQYYIAMEHVDGIDGLALLRLCADRRCRPTTAVAVHVISEVLDALDYSHALKDEQGVPLGIVHRDITPSNIFISTRGDVKLGDFGIARAALREENTQVGVLKGKYGYMSPEQVSGDIVDHRADVFSAGVVLAELLIIRRLFTARNELDILLQVRDAQLDRLSRYGERIPKDLRAILEAALSRDPALRYQNAADFRDALLRYLYDNRRMVSNGHVRRFLDRLGDDQAMVTGADDDGGAVEIPALGEGRVRSDFASSSMDLTKTSMEEELFKKAAAETRQVDVPPELEGTTGVERPREVGKKRRIVLAPPPSAQPLPGELPVMQESGRSQTDDRLAAVADPRRSLDSLPDFDDLQDLVEAPALPEIHELPPAPAAEQVAARLAATGLPQTSSDQHGDLERQSLFKVIFRLAVKEETGLLLLKQGEAQKKIFVVDGHPRSISSNQAEELFGQYMVRKGVISDGELSMALAMLPHFQGRLGDTLVSLKLVTPVEMLRHLTFQVRQKLLDTFTWTTGTFEYYAGRRNTEEFAPLGLDAFELLGAAIHSIALEVLVERLQPLMGVPLRPASLTPVPPEVFRLGPLPAQLRQRFDGRLTVGEVLGRFTEVVQKQTATRLVYLLTETGLLVP; encoded by the coding sequence ATGCTCCGCCCATCTGACCGAAAGCCGAAAGGCCCGCCTTCGGGAGCGCTGCGGGGCGCCGGCGGCGGAGGTGCGCCCTTCGAGCCCGTCACCTTCGGCCGCTACCGGCTCGTCGAGCGCATCGCCCTCGGGGGGATGGCGGAGATCTTCAAGGCCAAGGTCTTCGGCGCGCACGGCTTCGAGCGCACCCTCGTCGTGAAGCGCATCCTGCCGCAGCTCGCGCAGGACGCCGAGTTCGTGCGCATGTTCATCGACGAGGCCAAGGTGATGGGCCAGCTCAACCACCCGAAGATCGTGCAGGTGCTCGACTTCGGCGAGGTGAACGGCCAGTACTACATCGCCATGGAGCACGTCGACGGCATCGACGGCCTCGCGCTCCTGCGTCTCTGCGCCGACCGGCGCTGCCGCCCGACCACCGCGGTGGCCGTGCACGTCATCTCCGAGGTGCTCGACGCGCTCGACTACTCGCACGCGCTGAAGGACGAGCAGGGCGTGCCGCTCGGCATCGTGCATCGCGACATCACGCCCTCGAACATCTTCATCTCCACGCGCGGAGACGTGAAGCTCGGCGACTTCGGCATCGCGCGCGCCGCCCTGCGCGAGGAGAACACGCAGGTCGGGGTGCTCAAGGGCAAGTACGGCTACATGTCCCCCGAGCAGGTGAGCGGCGACATCGTGGACCACCGCGCCGACGTCTTCTCGGCGGGGGTAGTACTCGCGGAGCTCCTCATCATCCGGCGCCTCTTCACCGCGCGCAACGAGCTCGACATTCTCTTGCAGGTGCGGGACGCGCAGCTCGACCGCCTGAGCCGGTACGGCGAGCGCATTCCGAAGGACCTGCGCGCGATCCTCGAGGCGGCCCTCTCGCGCGATCCGGCGCTGCGCTACCAGAACGCGGCCGACTTCCGCGACGCGCTCTTGCGCTACCTCTACGACAACCGCCGCATGGTCAGTAACGGCCACGTCCGGCGCTTCCTCGACCGCCTCGGCGACGACCAGGCCATGGTGACGGGAGCCGACGACGACGGCGGCGCGGTGGAGATCCCCGCGCTCGGCGAGGGGCGCGTGCGCAGCGACTTCGCCAGCAGCAGCATGGACCTGACGAAGACCTCGATGGAGGAGGAGCTCTTCAAGAAGGCCGCCGCCGAGACGCGGCAGGTCGATGTGCCGCCGGAGCTCGAGGGGACCACCGGAGTGGAGCGCCCCCGTGAGGTGGGGAAGAAGCGGCGCATCGTGCTCGCCCCGCCGCCGAGCGCGCAGCCTCTGCCCGGGGAGCTGCCGGTGATGCAGGAGTCCGGGAGGTCGCAGACCGACGACCGCCTCGCCGCAGTGGCCGACCCGCGGCGCTCTCTCGACTCGCTCCCCGACTTCGACGACCTGCAGGACCTCGTCGAGGCCCCCGCGCTCCCCGAGATCCACGAGCTGCCCCCGGCGCCGGCTGCGGAGCAGGTCGCGGCGCGCCTGGCCGCCACGGGGCTGCCGCAGACCAGCTCCGATCAGCACGGGGACCTCGAGCGGCAGAGCCTCTTCAAGGTCATCTTCCGCCTCGCCGTGAAGGAGGAGACGGGGCTGCTCCTGCTCAAGCAAGGGGAGGCGCAGAAGAAGATCTTCGTGGTCGACGGACACCCGCGCTCCATCAGCTCGAACCAGGCGGAGGAGCTCTTCGGTCAGTACATGGTGCGCAAAGGGGTGATCTCCGACGGCGAGCTCTCCATGGCGCTGGCCATGTTGCCGCACTTCCAAGGGCGCCTCGGGGACACGCTCGTCTCGCTCAAGCTGGTGACGCCGGTCGAGATGCTCCGCCACCTGACCTTCCAGGTACGGCAGAAGCTGCTCGATACCTTCACCTGGACCACCGGCACCTTCGAGTACTACGCGGGGCGGCGCAACACCGAGGAGTTCGCTCCGCTCGGGCTCGACGCGTTCGAGCTCCTCGGTGCGGCGATCCATTCGATCGCCCTGGAGGTGCTCGTCGAGCGGCTCCAGCCGCTCATGGGGGTGCCGCTCCGCCCCGCGAGCCTCACGCCGGTCCCCCCCGAGGTCTTTCGCCTCGGACCCTTGCCGGCGCAGCTCCGCCAGCGCTTCGATGGGCGGCTCACCGTCGGAGAGGTGCTCGGCCGCTTCACCGAGGTCGTGCAGAAGCAGACCGCCACCCGCCTGGTCTACCTCCTCACCGAGACGGGGTTGCTCGTCCCCTGA
- a CDS encoding glycosyltransferase family 2 protein produces the protein MRAEHLPGTVSVIVPTHDRAALLGRALDSVRAQTRPADEILVVDDGSTDGTRELLARYPEVRVLSQQQRGVSAARNVGLRAARGEWLALLDSDDEWRPTKLARQLDALARAPEQRLCHTDEVWIRRGRRVNPMRKHQKRGGFIYRHCLPLCCISPSSVVLHREVLCQVGLFDESLPACEDYDLWLRICLRHPVLFLDEPLLVKYGGHADQLSARYPGMDRFRIQALEGMLELPELVGEEREATRATLLEKLEIYLAGARKRGRHDEVASYEARRARWADAQARPPEEGEACSA, from the coding sequence ATGCGGGCCGAACACCTCCCCGGGACCGTCTCGGTGATCGTGCCGACCCACGACCGCGCGGCGCTCCTCGGGCGCGCGCTCGACTCGGTGCGGGCGCAGACCCGCCCGGCCGACGAGATCCTGGTCGTGGACGACGGCTCCACCGACGGCACGCGCGAGCTGCTCGCCCGCTATCCCGAGGTGCGCGTGCTCTCGCAACAGCAGCGCGGTGTGAGCGCCGCCCGAAACGTTGGGCTCCGGGCCGCGCGCGGCGAATGGCTCGCCTTGCTCGACTCCGACGACGAATGGCGCCCCACGAAGCTCGCCCGCCAGCTCGACGCGCTTGCTCGCGCCCCCGAGCAGCGCCTCTGTCACACCGACGAGGTCTGGATCCGTCGCGGCCGGCGGGTCAACCCGATGCGCAAGCACCAGAAGCGCGGCGGCTTCATCTACCGGCACTGCCTGCCGCTCTGCTGCATCTCTCCCTCGTCGGTGGTCCTGCACCGCGAGGTGCTCTGCCAGGTGGGCCTCTTCGACGAGTCGCTCCCGGCGTGCGAGGACTACGACCTCTGGCTGCGCATCTGCCTGCGCCACCCGGTGCTCTTTCTCGACGAGCCGCTCCTCGTGAAGTACGGCGGCCACGCCGACCAGCTCTCGGCGCGCTACCCGGGCATGGACCGCTTTCGCATCCAGGCGCTCGAGGGGATGCTCGAACTCCCCGAGCTCGTCGGTGAGGAGCGCGAGGCCACGCGCGCCACGCTCCTCGAGAAGCTCGAGATCTACCTCGCCGGGGCGCGAAAGCGCGGACGGCACGACGAGGTGGCGAGCTACGAGGCGCGACGCGCGCGCTGGGCCGACGCTCAAGCGCGTCCACCGGAGGAGGGCGAAGCGTGCTCCGCCTAG
- a CDS encoding SDR family NAD(P)-dependent oxidoreductase has product MITRKLARADGPRTILLTGATGGIGGAIAGRLLERGHRVLGVGRNFQRGAIVHERFVPVPVDLGALDALPEALTALAQAHPEVSALVLAAGRGHFGSLEEFSYDQMRELLELNFLSQAFVVRAFLPALKSLHRADLVFLGSEAALAGGRRGAIYSASKFALRGFAQSLREECSRSGVHVCLVNPGMVRTPFFDALSFGPGDEEENAVDETSIAQAVELALESPFGTVLDEINLSPLKKVVKRRRP; this is encoded by the coding sequence ATGATCACGCGCAAGCTCGCGCGCGCCGACGGCCCGCGCACCATCCTGCTCACGGGGGCCACGGGAGGGATCGGCGGCGCGATCGCCGGCCGCCTGCTCGAACGAGGCCATCGCGTCCTCGGCGTGGGACGCAACTTCCAGCGGGGGGCGATCGTGCACGAGCGCTTCGTCCCCGTCCCGGTAGACCTCGGCGCGCTCGACGCGCTCCCCGAGGCGCTGACGGCCCTCGCGCAGGCCCACCCGGAGGTCTCCGCGCTGGTGCTGGCCGCCGGCCGCGGTCACTTCGGTTCGCTCGAGGAGTTCTCGTACGACCAGATGCGCGAGCTCCTCGAGCTGAACTTCCTCAGCCAGGCCTTCGTGGTGCGCGCCTTTCTCCCGGCGTTGAAGTCGCTCCATCGGGCGGACCTGGTCTTCCTCGGCTCCGAGGCGGCGCTCGCCGGAGGGAGGCGCGGGGCGATCTACTCGGCGAGCAAGTTCGCTCTGCGCGGCTTCGCCCAGTCGCTCCGCGAGGAGTGCTCGCGGAGCGGGGTGCACGTCTGCCTCGTCAATCCGGGGATGGTGCGCACCCCCTTCTTCGACGCGCTCTCATTCGGTCCCGGTGACGAGGAGGAGAACGCGGTCGACGAGACGAGCATCGCCCAGGCCGTGGAGCTGGCGCTCGAGAGCCCCTTCGGTACGGTGCTCGACGAGATCAACCTCTCGCCGCTGAAGAAGGTGGTCAAGCGCCGGCGGCCGTAG
- a CDS encoding ABC transporter ATP-binding protein, with protein sequence MSSKTPILETQKLSRVLGAKVKQTILHALDLTFLPGDFVALTGASGSGKSTLLYLLGALDRPSAGRVIIDGVDASELDDDDRAHLRNEKLGFVFQFHFLLPEFNVRENVMVPMLRRGLSKDEAGDFAERALEFLEIGELWKRRPNELSGGQQQRVAIARAVANQPAILLADEPTGNLDSKNAELVVALFERLNVEQRMTIVMVTHDAHFAERAGRRLTLRDGRVVADEGSGVRASGTTAAGA encoded by the coding sequence GTGAGCTCGAAGACCCCCATCCTCGAGACGCAGAAGCTGAGCCGGGTCCTCGGGGCCAAGGTCAAGCAGACCATCCTGCACGCGCTCGACCTGACGTTTTTGCCGGGGGACTTCGTCGCGCTGACCGGCGCGAGCGGCTCGGGCAAGAGCACGCTCCTCTACCTGCTCGGCGCGCTCGACCGCCCCTCGGCGGGGCGCGTGATCATCGACGGGGTCGACGCCAGCGAGCTTGACGACGACGACCGCGCCCACCTACGCAACGAGAAGCTCGGCTTCGTCTTCCAGTTCCACTTCTTGCTCCCCGAGTTCAACGTGCGCGAGAACGTGATGGTGCCGATGCTGCGGCGCGGCCTCTCGAAGGACGAGGCGGGGGACTTCGCCGAGCGCGCGCTCGAGTTCCTGGAGATCGGCGAGCTCTGGAAGCGGCGTCCCAACGAGCTCTCGGGGGGGCAGCAGCAGCGCGTGGCCATCGCCCGCGCCGTGGCCAACCAGCCGGCGATCCTGCTGGCCGACGAGCCGACGGGGAACCTGGACAGCAAGAACGCCGAGCTGGTGGTGGCGCTCTTCGAGCGGCTGAACGTCGAGCAGCGCATGACGATCGTGATGGTGACCCACGACGCGCACTTCGCGGAGCGCGCGGGTCGCCGGCTCACGCTCCGGGACGGCCGCGTGGTGGCCGACGAAGGCTCGGGGGTTAGGGCCAGCGGAACTACGGCCGCCGGCGCTTGA